The DNA region ATCAAGGGTTTGGTGAATGCTTTTTTCATGTGCCGTATCCTCCTTGTGAGTTACGGGCGGGGGTTACGAAAGACGATGGAATCGTCCAGGGTATGAACCCGGCCGCCGGCGCGGATGCGCTCTGCGCGGCCATAGGGTGCAATGCTCACTTGTCCGGGCCGGGCGCCGCGTTGCTCCAGGGCGCTTCGAACCGCTAAGGCGCGGTAGGTGGCGGCGTCCTTACCGGACTTGTCGTAGGAGGCGATCTCCACACGCAGCGAGGGATCATCCTGCAGCATGGCGCCGACAACGTGGATGGACTGCAGCGACTCCTTGTCCAGCTTGCTGCCGGAGCCGGGGGCGAAGCCGATGCGGTGCAGCACCACCTGCCGCACGCCAATGGCGTGGATGCGGTAAGTGAAGTCGCCCTGACTGTTAAGCGCCATGGCCGCCTCACGCGCATCGCTGCCGTCGGGGTAGTTGTCGAGGTACTTTTTCCAGGCCGGGGCGGCCAGGCCGCGCATGCCGATCTTCTGCAAAATGTCCGCGCGGTTGTAGAGCGCGTCCGGCTGCAGAGGCGCTTCCAGCAAAACCTTGTCGTACTGGGTCAGCGCGTCCTTCAGCTTGCCGGCGTCCTTGAGGTTGTGGGCGTAGTAGAGCCGCGCCGGCACGTACTTGGGATCGATCTCCAGGGCACGCAGATACGCCTCCTGCTCGGCCCCGGGGTTACCCAGCGCCCACTGGTTGACGCCCAGCCAGTACCAGTACTCCTCCTTGCCGGGATCGAGGGCCGTGGCCTTCTGCAGATAGGGCAGCGCTTCCTGCGGCTTGCTCTGCGCCAGCAGCAGGCGGCCCATGTAGTAGTTGGGCAGGGGCTCCTGCGGATGGGCGGCCAGCTCCTCCTGGAAGTGCGCCACGCCGTCGGCGTAGCGGTGCTCGTTGAGGTAGTAGTTGCCCACCACCTGGTTGGACATGTAGCGCGTGGCCGCGCAACCGGCGGCCAGGAGGCAGACCAACGCTGCGAGGGGCACTATCCATGCGGCCGGCCTGGGCCTGCGGGACAATTGGGAGCGCACGATTTCTTGTAGTATCGTATTGCCACTTAACATATTTTCCTTTTTGAACCAGCAGCCGCCAGTGGTCAATCACTATTTGGCACATTTACCAAACAATTACAAAAGGACTTTGCGGCCCTTCTGCACAAGCCGGTTTTGGAAAAACGCCGGCTAACCTGATACACCTGTCCGACAAACTCTGAACCACAACTCCTAAGGAAACGGATTGTTCCATGACCAATAGCCAGACCGAGCACAAGCTCACCCTTCGGAACCTGCGCATCGAGGACTACGACCGCATCCGCGAGCTTTCCGGCCGGGTCTACCGCGCCGTGTCCGAGCCCTGGGAGCAGCACGAGATCGCCGCCATGATCGAGCGCTTTCCCGAGGGCCAGATCTGCATCGAGGACAAGGGCAGGGTGGTGGCCGCCGCGCTCACCATGATGCTTCAGTCCTCGGTTATCGAGAAGCATCACACCTATGAGGATCTGGTGGGCGACGGCACCCTGCGCCGGCACGACCCCGAGGGCGACTACCTCTACGGCATCGAGGTCTTCGTGGACCCGGACTACCAGGGCATGCGCCTGGGCCGCCGACTGTACGACGCGCGCAAGGAGCTCTGCGAAAGCCTCAACCTCAAGGGCATCGTGCTGGGCGGCCGCATGCCCGGCTACCGCAAGCACGCCGACGACATGGGCCCGCAGGAGTATATCCGCCGGGTCAAGAATCGCGAGATCTACGATCCCGTGCTCTCCTTCCAGCTCTCCAACGACTTCCACATCAAGCGGCTCCTGCGCGGCTACTGGAAGGAGGATACCCAGTCCCACGGCTTTGCCGTGCTCCTGGAGTGGGTGAACATCTCCTACGAGAAAACCACCCGCCTCATCGGCGGCGTCAAGTCCATCGCCCGGGTCGGCGTGGTCCAGTGGCAGATGCGCCGCTTCCCCACCTTCGAGGACTTCATGCAGCAGGTGGAGTTCTTTGTGGACACGGTCTCGGACTACGGCTCCGACATCATCCTCTTCCCCGAGCTGTTCAACGCGCCGCTCATCCACCAGTACGAAGACCAGAGCCCCTGGGAAGCCATGCGCTCTCTGGCCGGACACACCGACCGCCTGCGCCGCGAGATGCTGGACATGGCCGTGTCCTACAACATCAATATCGTCACCGGCTCCGTGCCCGAAATCCGCGAGGACGGGCAGCTCTACAACGTCTGCTACCTCTGCCGCCGCGACGGCACCTGGGACAGCCAGTACAAGCTGCACATCACCCCGGACGAGCAGGCCAGCTGGGGCCTGACCGGCGGCGAGTCCCTCAAGGTATTTGATACCGACGTGGGCAAAATCGGCATCCTCATCTGCTACGACGTGGAGTTTCCGGAGCTGGCCCGGCTCCAGAGTCAGCGCGGCATGAAGATCCTCCTTGTGCCCTTCTGGACCGACATCAAGAACGCCTACCTGCGCGTACGCCGCTGCGCCCAGGCCCGGGCCATCGAGAACGAGTGCTACGTGGCCATCTCCGGCAGCGTGGGCAACATCCCCAAGGTCGAAACCATGGGCATCCAGTACTCGCGCGCCGCCGTGTTCACGCCCTCGGACTTCTCCTTCCCCCACGACGCCATCGCCGCCGAAGCCACACCCGGCGTGGAAACCACCCTCATCACCGACCTCGACGTCGAGCTCATCCAGGAGCTCCGGCTCCAGGGCAGCGTGCGCAACGCCGAAAGCCGGCGCACCGACCTCTACGATCTACGCTGGCTGCATGATTAGAGACGGATAGCTGGTACTGGGGGACGCTGTCCCCCATGTCCCCCTGCCGGGGACCAGTGGTCCCCGGACCCCTTATAATGGGTCCAGGGAGCTAAGCTCCCTGGCGGGGTGCCCGAGGGGCAGCGCCCCTCGGAACATGGATTGGATTGTAGGGTGTGTTTACGCCGCGTTGCACTGCGACGGCTGGTCGAGCCGTTTTTCGCGGAAGGCTTCGATGACGTAGCTGGCGAGGCGGTCGACGGCTTCGCCGCCGTTGTCGGTGCGGCGGTGGAGGGAGACGGTGACCGAGGGGAGCTGAGGGAACCCGTCGTCCTCGCCCAGGAGGCGTCCGCCCGGCGGCAGGGAGTGCAGGCCGATGGGAGCCACAGCGAGGCCGGCCGTGATGGCGGCCTGGATGCCCATGATGCTGGGGCTGGTGTAGGCGATGCGGTAGGCCCGGCCGATGTCTTCGAGGGCCTGGGTGCCCCAGGCGCGGTACTCGCAGCCCTCGGCGAACACGGCCAGGGGCAGGGGATTGATCTCGTGCGTGCAATGGGAGGCCGAGGCGGCCCAGACGATGGGCTCCTGGGCGATGGTCTGGCCAGCCACGGTGGGCGTCACGTTCGTGCGGATCACCAGGTCCAGCTTTCCGTTGTCCAGAGCGGTCAGCAGGGCGGCGCTTGATTCGCAACAGCGCATCTCCACCTGCACCAGAGGGCAGACCGAGGCGAATCGCTCCAGGATGCCGGGCAGGAAAAAGGCGGCGTAGTCGTCCGGCGCGCCCAGACGCACCACCCCGGCCACGTCCGGCGTGGACAGAGCGGCCACGGTTTCTTCGTGCGCCCGGATGAGCCGCCGGGCATGGGGCACGAACGCCTCGCCGTACGGCGTCAGATGCACGCTGCGCGCATCGCGCGCGAACAGCTCCTGGCAGAGCTCGCCTTCGAGCCGCTTGATCTGCTGGCTCACGGCCGACTGCGTGCGGTTCACCAGCTCGCCGGCGCGGGTGAAGTTTCGGGTCTCAGCCACGGCAATGAACGTCCGTAAGAGATCGTACGACAGATCCACGATCACAACTCCTTATTGTTGGGGTGTGAGCAAGTTGTCTTGCTTATCACTCCATGGCCCATCACGCCGCTGTCGTCAAGCGCGTTGAGGTCCGAGGGGCGCCGCCCCTGGTACGCCCCATCCTGGGGCGTACCTTTGGTCGGTTCATTCCACTCACCGGTCCGATTCTTCTGTCCTGGAGAATCGTCGGGCACCCCGCCAGAGAACTAAGTTCCCTGGACCTGTAACTGGTCCATGCCCCGAAGAGGGTCCAGGGAGCCATGCTCCCTGGCAGGGGGGACAGAGTCCCCCACAAGTAATGTTCCCCTGGCCGCCAGAGGCACGTGTTTTATTTGAATAAGATTGTCATCTACTGGTGAACGAGCAGGGCGGCGCCGGTGAGCTCCTTGAGCAGGGTTGTGGAGACTGAACCCATGAACAGCGTGCCTTTGTTTTCGCCGGTGCGGCCCACGCCTACGGCGGCGTAGTGGCCGTCTGCGGCTTCGGCGAGGATGGCTTTGGCCGGGTTGGCGGAGGCCACGGTCTTGGTGTGGATGCGCTCGACGCCGACGCCGTGCTGTTCGAGCATCCCGACGGCGCGTTTGAAGAGTGCATCGGCCCGGGCGTGGTCCTCGTGGCCGGGGTCGAGCACGCTGAAGAGGGTGATGGGCTGGGACTCGCGGGCCAGGAGGAAGCCGACGTGGTCCACCATGCCAAAGGCCTGCTCGGAGTCGTCCAGGCAGGCGAGCACGCCGGTGCGGTCCTCGCCGGGCATGCGTGCGATCCACACGGGCACCCGCAGGCCGGTGTCCACGATGTCGCTGCTGACGCTGCCTTCTACCAGGTCCATGAGCCAGGCGTGGCCGCGGCGGCCCAGAACCACGGCGTCGTACAGGCCGCGCACGGCTTCGGCGGCGAGCTCTGCGGGCTTGGACCGCCGGGCGAAGAGGTTTTTCTGCTCCACGGACTCGGATGGGAAGCCGGCTTCCACGAGCAGCCGCGCCGCCTGGTCCAGGGAGAACTTGCCGCGGGCCAGGGAGGAGGTGAGGAAGCGGCCAGGATTTTCCACGTCCGGGGGCTTTGGGACGACAAAGAGCAGGGTCACGGCGATATCGTCGGTGACGCGCAGGAAGCGGCTGATGAAGCGGACGCCATGCAGGGCGCTGGGCTCGTCGCTGATGGCGGCCAGGATATGTCGCGGGGCTTTGACCATTGGATTACCTCGTTGGAAGTTGCGCGCCAGGGGCGCGATTCAGGAGACCACCCAGATCGTGCAGCCCTTGGCGTGGTGGACGATCTTGCTGGAGACGCTGCCGAAGATGAACTCTTCGGCCTTGGAGAGGCCGCGCCTGCCGACCACGATGGTGCCGTAGCCGCCTTCTTCCATGCAGCGCAGGATCTCCTGGGAAATAGTGGCGCCGTGACTGCAGCGCAGGGCCTCCTGGTCCGGGGAGGGGCGCTGGCAGCTGGGCACGTAGAGCTCGGTCACATCGTCGGAGCCCATGCCGGCGTCGAGGAGCTTCTGGCGGGAGTCGGCCAGGAAGCGGCGCATGTCCGCGGCGTAGGCGTTGCAGTTCTTCTTCCAGGCCGCCTCGTCGGGAAAGAGATCGCGGTCCGGCAGGCGTTCTATATGCACGACCTGGACCGTGAACCCGCCGCGGCAGCCGATGATTGCGGCGGTGTAGTCCACGGCGCGCATGGAGTTCTCGGAACCGTCCACGGCGATCATGATGTGCGTGCAGTCCATGGCGTCCTCCCTTGCATTGCGTGTGGTCATGGCGCGGGTTGCATTGTTTTGAGCACCGGGCGCAGGTCGTCGAGGAGCTCGGCCGTGGATTCGTAGAAGAGGGGCGCCCCGGAGGAGAAGTGCTGGAGGATGTAATTGAGCTCCTTGGGGATGTAGGGGAACAGTTTGCCGATGTTCATGATCCGGTGCGGGAACATGAGCGAGAGGTCGTCCTCGTTGATGGATTGAATGACCGGGGCCGGGAACCGGGCGAGTTCCTGGGCCGTGTAGATGCGCTTGCCCACGAGAAAGAGCAGGATGTTGCCCAGGCCGAAGAGGTCGAGGCCGAAGGGGTTCTCGTGAGACTGGAAGGCGTAGTCGAAGTCGATCCAGCGGCACTGGCGCGTGCCGTGCTCCATCAAGAGGTGGTCGCGGCGGACGTCGCCGTGCTTCTCGAAGCGGTCGTGCAGGCTGGCGATGGCCTCGCAGGCCGTGATGAAGCGTGCGAGCAGGTCCGGAAAGTGCTCGTAAAAGTATGTCTCGTGGTCGGCCTCGATGGCGTCGGCCACCACGTCGATGGGCTTGCCGCGGATGATGTCCAGCACGCGCACCACGTTGCCGCGGGTGTCGTTGATGGGCACGCCCTGCATGAAGCGGATGTCCCCGCGGACCTCCATGAGGATGCGCGCTTCCTTCTGCGGGCTGCGGTAGCACTGCACGGCGATGGCGCCGAGATGGAGGGTGAAGCTCTCGTAGAAGACGAGCTTGAGGATTTTGGACTCGCCGCTTTCCAGACAGCGGCAGCGCTTGACCCAGTACTTGGGGTCCTCCAGGCCGAAGCGCCGCTCGGACTCGTCCTTGAACACCAGGTAATGCATGCCGCCCAGCTCGATCACATCGCCGTAGTCGATGCGCATGAACTCGCTGGTGTCAGTGACGAGACGGCCGCAGCGAGCCATGGGAAAGTCCGGCATTCGTTCGCGGACGAGCTCTCGCACATCCAAAGCCATGGCCAACCTCCCGGAAACGGGAACAAAGTGGTGTCAATATAATACCCATGCCGCCGGTCCATGTCACGAAACAAGGCAGCAGAATATCAGAGGGCGACATTTCGGCCTGCAGGGTCCTGAAAGACAAAGATCCCAACGAGGGGGCAGCGTCCTCCGGATGCGATCAGGACTGTCCGCCCGCGTCGTTTCCTCCGCTCGGGTGCCGCTCGCAACAGGAGCGAGACGGCGTTTTCCGCCGGGGCATACCCGTTCGTTTCCGGATGGAGGCCGCATAGATAATACTCCGGCACGAGGCTCTGAAGATGTTGAATTCATTTCCAGATTTGGTATCTATGCGAGACTGGCGCAGTCCGCGGGTAGTTTTTCGGAAAATACCATACGTCATTTTTCGGGGAAGGCATTGCGCCGGGTGCAGGGTCGAACTACGATGAAAAAATGAGGAGCCCTATTCCCCCAGAGACGGGCGCTAACGAGGATCGATTCCGCACGGTTTCGGTCGCCAGCAGCAATACCGGAGACACAGCATGTTGCATCGGATTTCATTGGCTCTCACCATCTGCGGGCTTGTCTGTCTCGTATTTCTTACCGTGCCTGCCTTTGCGCAGGAACCCGAACCCATCCCGCCGAACCTGGTGGGCACGTGGGTGGGCAAACGCTCCTCGTTTCTCATTCTGGACGGCCACTTCAAGCACATCATCGATGAACCGCTCACGGCGTACATCATCGACAAGCAGGATGGTCGGCTCATTGCCGGGGAAAAGACCTCCAAGCTCCACGTGGAGGGGCCGGGCTCCGGCAACGGAGAGGAGTTCTTCGGCGTCATCTCGCCCGATCTGAAAACCGTGTACATCGCGGAGCATAAGGCCGGATACGCCGTGTTCCATCTTACAGGGCCGGACGAGATGGAGGTCTCCTACATCTCCGACGGCAGCGGCGAAAAGGGCACGGAGCTCATGGCCAGCATCCAGCGGCTGCGCCGGCAGTAGAGCTCGATGCGCGTCGGGCGGCGCTTGTGCGACCCGCCTCCGGGTGATTGCGAGACCGCCTGACCGTGAGACCGGGGAGGCTCGAAGCTATCCCGCCCATTCTTTACCCCAGCTGCGAAACCACAGCCCATGCTCAGCGGAAGATGTCCATGGGCGTGTAGGTGTGCGTGCCTTCGATCACCGGGATGCCGGCCTTGGCCTGGATCTTGGCGATGATCGTCTCGCGATGGGGACAGTGCTCCGTGATGCAGGGGCCGATGTGTACGGCCGTGGGCTTTTCCGAAAGAGGCGCGTTCCACAGCTTCACCTGGGCCAGCCGGGTGATGATGGTCGCGCCGGGGCAGTCCCCGCAGTTGAGCAGGCCCATGACCTCGGCCTCCTCGTCCTCGTACAGCTCAAAGAATCCCTCGCGCCGGTTGAAGCTGACCAGGCAGCGCGAGCAGCCGATGCAGACGTCGTCCATTGCTTTCTTGCAGCCGATGATGAGGATTTTTTCCATGTCTTCTCCTGTCCGGACGGCCGCCGGCCGCCGCGCATGACGGTGTTTGCGGGTCGCGTGCTGGTCCGCGGGAACAACGGAACCGCGGCGCGGCTCGAAGCAGAACTGCGGACAAAACGTATACTTTTCAGGCGGGTTTTTCAAATACTCTGTGCGGCGCATCCGGAGCGCGCTGGCCTGTTGCTTTCTGCCGGCCATAATCCCAGTGTTGACGGTCTCTCCGGGGCATATTCGCGGGTGAATCGCGGACGGATCGTCATCTTGAGGAAAGAATTCTTGAGTTCCCTGGGGAAAAAAATATAGTGTAAGGCCATTATCCGATCCTCTGCGGATCGTCAGGAATAACTCACATGGTGCGATCGCTGAATCACATGCCCGCCGCCTTCCGCCGCCGGACCGGGCTGACTCTCAAAGAAGCGGGAATGGCGGTGGTGCTTATTGCGCTCCTCGTCCTTCTCGTGAACACGGGTGCGGAATCACTCAACTACAACTGGCAGTGGTACCGCGTCTGGAAGTACATCTATACCTTCAAAGACGGCGTGTTCACGCCGGGGCCGCTGCTCCACGGGCTGTGGGTCACCCTGCAGATCACGGGCATCAGCCTGGTGCTCTCCTTCCTCTTCGGGCTGACCACGGCCGTGCTCCGGCTCTCGGACTCCATCGTGGGCAAGATCATCGCCCGCTGCTACCTGGAGTCCATCCGCAACACGCCGCTGCTCATCCAGATATTCTTCATCTACTTCGTGCTGGGCCAGGTGCTGGACATCGAACGCTTCACCGCCGCGGTGCTGGCGCTTTCCCTGTTCGAAGGCGCGTACGCCTCCGAGGTCTTCCGCTCCGGCATCGCCTCCATAGACAAGGGCCAGTGGCAGGCCGCGCACAGCCTGGGCCTGTCCACGTGGCACACCTACCGCTACGTGGTGCTGCCGCAGGCCATCCGCCGCATCCTGCCGCCGCTGGCCAGCCAGGCCGTGGCCCTGGTGAAGGACTCGGCCCTGGTCTCCACCATTGCCGTGCTGGAGCTCACGCAGGAGGCGCAGATCATCATCGCGCAGTCCTTTCTGACGTTTGAGGTCTGGTTCGTGGTCGCGGCCATCTATCTGGTGGTCACCATCACGCTGTCGCGCCTCGTGAATCTTCTGGAAAAGCGAATGTCCAAGGGACAGGCCATGTATAACGAACAGGGAGCCGGGTAACATGCCGGAAAGCGCCGTGAACGAAAGCCCCCAGGCCCAAAGCGAAGAGTGCGGCGAGCCCGGAGTGTTCGCCGGGAACGAGCCCATCGTCATCGCCGAGCACGTGAGCAAGACCTTCGAGAACGGGGTGCACGCCCTGGACGACGTGAATCTCTACGTCCACCGCGGCGAGGTGAAGGTCATCATCGGGCCGTCCGGCTCGGGCAAGTCCACCTTCCTGCGCTGCCTCAACGGCCTGGAGGCCATGGACGAAGGCCGCGTGGTTATCGACTCCATCCCCCTGGACAACAGCAAGAAGCACCGCGACGAGATCCGCCAGGAAGTGGGCATGGTCTTCCAGCAGTTCAATCTTTTTCCGCACATGACCGTGCTGGAGAATGTCAACCTCGCACAGCGGCTGGTGCGCAAGAAGAGCAAGGACGAGGCCACCGAGACGGCCATGCAGCTGCTGGACAAGGTGGGCATCGGCGACAAGGCCGCAAGCTACCCGGCCCAGCTCTCCGGCGGGCAGCAGCAGCGCGTGGCCATAGCCCGCGCCCTGGCCCTCAAGCCCAAGGTCATGCTTTTTGACGAGGCCACCAGCGCCCTGGACCCGGAGATGATCGGCGAGGTGCTGCAGGTCATGAGCGATCTCGCGGCCGAGGGCATGACCATGGTGGTGGTGACCCACGAGATGGGGTTTGCCCGCGAGGTGGGCGACGCCGTGGTGTTCATGGAGCAGGGCAAGGTGGTGGAGGAGTGTCGCACCGAGACCTTCTTCGAGTCGCCCAGCCATCCCCGGACGCGCGAGTTTCTCAGTCAGATTTTGTAATATGGCGGAGCCGGACGCCGCACCGTGCGGCCTGGCCCCAATATCAACCGTTACTTCAAGGAGTGCAGGACAATGAAAGCGTGGAGATTCATCCAGGTAACCGCCCTCATCGGGGCGATCATGATTTTTGTGGTCAACAGCGCCCAGGCCGAATCCGTCCGAAACCAGCTCGCCCAGGAAAGCACCATCGAGCAGGTGCTGCAACGCGGCGTGCTCAAGGTCGGCATGGACACCTTTGTGCCGTGGGCCATGAAGAACACGAAGGGGCAGCTCATCGGGTTCGAGATCGACGTGGCCAAGCAGCTGGCCCAGGACCTGGGCGTGGAGGTCGAGTTCGTCCCCACCAAGTGGTCCGGCATCATCCCGGCGCTGCTCACCGGCAAGTTCGACGTCATTATCGGCGGCATGTCCACCACCACCGAGCGCAACCTCAAGGTGAACTTCACCGTCCCGTACAACTACACAGGCCAGGCCATCGTGGCCAACAAGAACCTGGCCCCCGGGCTCTCCACGCTCGAGGACTTCAACCGCGATGACTTCACCGTGGCCGCCCGCACCGGCTCCACCGCCGCCGAGGCCGCCCGCAAGTTCCTTCCCAAGGCGAAGCTCGTGCTCTTCGACACCGAGCCCGCCGCACTCCAGGAAATACTCAACGACAAGGCGCACGTCTTTGTCAGCTCGGCGCCGCTGCCTGCCTTCCAGGCCATCGAGCATCCGGACACGCTCTATCTGCCCTTCAAAGACACCATCACCAAGGAGCCAACGAGCTTCGCGGTGCGCAAGGGCGACGTGGACACGCTCAACATCTTCAACAACTGGATTCGCCGCAAGGAGCTGGAGGGCTGGCTGCAGGAACGCGCCCTCTACTGGTTCAATACCCGCGACTGGGCGGATCAGGTCGAGTAGCCGCGGCTACCCGCCATTTCCAAGCGTGAACAGCCGCCCCGGCGCGATGTCCCGGGGCGGCGTTTCCCCGTATTTCTGCATCCGAATAGAGCGAACGTGCGCCATTTCAAGATCGGACCTCTCGACGTCATCCTTCTCGTGCTGCTCGCGGCCGGCGTGGGCTATCTCGCCTACGTGGTCGAAGCCAGAATGAACTATACGTGGCGTTGGGACGCCATGCCCAAGTACCTGGCCTACTATGATGAGGAAAAGGGCCGCTGGGTCGCCAATTTCCTGCTCCAGGGGCTCTTCGCCACCATCCGCATCAGCATCCTCGCCACCATCCTGGGCAGCGTCCTCGGCCTGCTCATGGGCCTGGCCCGCACCAGCCGCTCCGGCCTGCTCCGGCTGCTGGGCACCGGCTATGTGGAGCTCGTGCGCAACCTGCCACCTCTGGTGCTCGTCTTCATCTTCTACTTCTTCTTCTCCGACTACATTGCCCAGGTGCTGGGCCTGGACGACGCCGTGCGCCACGCCCCGGACTGGCTCCAGAACGTCATGCGCGTCGTGTTGGCCGAACCCTCGCGCTTCACCGCCTTCCTCTCGGCCGCCATCACCATCGCCCTCTACGAAGGCGCCTTCATCACCGAGATCGTCCGCGCCGGCATCCAGTCTGTGGAGTACGGCCAGTGGGAAGCGGCCTACGCCCTGGGTCTCTCGCGCTGGCAACGGCTGCGCCACGTGGTCCTGCCCCAGGCCTTCACCCGCATCGTCCCGCCCCTGGCCGGCCAGTTCATCTCCACCATCAAAGACTCCTCCATCGTCAGCGTCATCTCCGTCAGCGAGCTCACCTTCCAGGGCATGGAGCTCATGGCCTCCACCTACCTCACCTTCGAAATCTGGATCACCGTGGCTCTGCTCTACTTCTCCATGACCTTCACCCTGTCCATGCTCGCCCGCCGCCTCGAAACCTCCCTGGCCCGCCGGCTGGGGTAAGTGCTGTTCGAGGGCTCCGCCCTCGAGCACCCGCCAGGGGGCGTGGGGGACAGCGTCCCCCGTATGCCGCATCACACCATGCGCTGGCTGTGCCGGGCCAGGCACAGGGCGATATCCTTGGCCAGGTACGAGGGTTCGTTGACGAATGTGGGGTAGAGGCCGGGGGCGCCGGTGTAGGGGATGGTGCGGCCGTGGAAGTCGAGGAAGAGCGGGTCGCCCGGCTGGAGGGGCTGGTACACGCGGCGGGTGCGTTCCGGGTGGACCATGGCGGTGAGGCGGCCATCTGCGTCGCGCGGGAACGGGATCGTATCGATTTCGGTGTACACGTCCAGGGGCAGGGGGGCGTCGGGCCAGCGGCCGGCGGCGTACTCGGCGACGAGGTCGAGCAGGGTATGGGCGAGGCACAGGGTGGGGAAGTAGATGGCGGCGTTCAGGCTGCCGGGCATGACCGGGCCCACCTCGACGCCCATGCCGTGGCGGGCGATGGTGGGCAGGTAGGGGGCGTCGCCCGTGGGTGCCGGGAACTGGTAGCAGCGGACTGCCAGGGGGTCGGGCTCTGCGGCCAGGCGGTGGATGGCCAGGGCGGCGAGGCGGAAGAGGAACGGGTCCTCGCCGGTGATGTTGCAGTTGAGGCCCATGTCGGACGCGGCCGAGTGAAAGTCGAGGATCAGGTCGGTGGCGGTGTCTGGCCCTTTGGGACCGAGCTGGGCGTTGATCGCCTTGGCCCGGCGCTGCTCGACCGAGTGCAGGGAGGCGTCGGCAAGCTCGGCCGCAGCGAATGAGCGGTTCAGGTCGCCGTCCACGCCGCGGCGGCAGGCGGCTATGGCCGCCTCGTTGGCGATGAGGGCGGTGACGTCCAGGCCGGGCCGCTGCATACGCTCGGGATGTTGCTGGAAAGCGCGGACAAGGGCCACGCCGGTGAGCTCGTCGCCGTGGGTGCCGCCCACAAGGGCTACGGTGCGGATGGAATCGGAGGAAGGAACGTGCGGGGACATGATCGGGCGTGTTCTGTGCGTTGGAGGATGGATTCGATAGGGACCGGGCGACAGCCCGGACCGCAGCGCCCAGCGTACAGGAAACAGCCGCCGCGAGGCAATAACGCTGACAGGACAACGCCCCGCGCGTGGGCGGCGGCGTAGGCGGGCTATTACGGCCCGGCCTTTCCGCTTCGATTTTCCGTCGCCTCAGCTCCGGGGAGGCGGCGTGTGGGTCTGGAGGTAGCGTGCGATCTGCATAACGATGAGCAGCGGTTTGGGCGGGGTGGAGCGGATCAGGGTGGGCACGTCGATAGCGCCTCCCACGCCGTCGCGGAACGCCTCCGTGTTGAGGTCGGC from Oceanidesulfovibrio marinus includes:
- a CDS encoding amino acid ABC transporter permease, translating into MVRSLNHMPAAFRRRTGLTLKEAGMAVVLIALLVLLVNTGAESLNYNWQWYRVWKYIYTFKDGVFTPGPLLHGLWVTLQITGISLVLSFLFGLTTAVLRLSDSIVGKIIARCYLESIRNTPLLIQIFFIYFVLGQVLDIERFTAAVLALSLFEGAYASEVFRSGIASIDKGQWQAAHSLGLSTWHTYRYVVLPQAIRRILPPLASQAVALVKDSALVSTIAVLELTQEAQIIIAQSFLTFEVWFVVAAIYLVVTITLSRLVNLLEKRMSKGQAMYNEQGAG
- a CDS encoding serine/threonine protein kinase — encoded protein: MALDVRELVRERMPDFPMARCGRLVTDTSEFMRIDYGDVIELGGMHYLVFKDESERRFGLEDPKYWVKRCRCLESGESKILKLVFYESFTLHLGAIAVQCYRSPQKEARILMEVRGDIRFMQGVPINDTRGNVVRVLDIIRGKPIDVVADAIEADHETYFYEHFPDLLARFITACEAIASLHDRFEKHGDVRRDHLLMEHGTRQCRWIDFDYAFQSHENPFGLDLFGLGNILLFLVGKRIYTAQELARFPAPVIQSINEDDLSLMFPHRIMNIGKLFPYIPKELNYILQHFSSGAPLFYESTAELLDDLRPVLKTMQPAP
- a CDS encoding universal stress protein; the encoded protein is MTTRNAREDAMDCTHIMIAVDGSENSMRAVDYTAAIIGCRGGFTVQVVHIERLPDRDLFPDEAAWKKNCNAYAADMRRFLADSRQKLLDAGMGSDDVTELYVPSCQRPSPDQEALRCSHGATISQEILRCMEEGGYGTIVVGRRGLSKAEEFIFGSVSSKIVHHAKGCTIWVVS
- a CDS encoding universal stress protein; the encoded protein is MVKAPRHILAAISDEPSALHGVRFISRFLRVTDDIAVTLLFVVPKPPDVENPGRFLTSSLARGKFSLDQAARLLVEAGFPSESVEQKNLFARRSKPAELAAEAVRGLYDAVVLGRRGHAWLMDLVEGSVSSDIVDTGLRVPVWIARMPGEDRTGVLACLDDSEQAFGMVDHVGFLLARESQPITLFSVLDPGHEDHARADALFKRAVGMLEQHGVGVERIHTKTVASANPAKAILAEAADGHYAAVGVGRTGENKGTLFMGSVSTTLLKELTGAALLVHQ
- a CDS encoding LysR substrate-binding domain-containing protein, with amino-acid sequence MDLSYDLLRTFIAVAETRNFTRAGELVNRTQSAVSQQIKRLEGELCQELFARDARSVHLTPYGEAFVPHARRLIRAHEETVAALSTPDVAGVVRLGAPDDYAAFFLPGILERFASVCPLVQVEMRCCESSAALLTALDNGKLDLVIRTNVTPTVAGQTIAQEPIVWAASASHCTHEINPLPLAVFAEGCEYRAWGTQALEDIGRAYRIAYTSPSIMGIQAAITAGLAVAPIGLHSLPPGGRLLGEDDGFPQLPSVTVSLHRRTDNGGEAVDRLASYVIEAFREKRLDQPSQCNAA
- a CDS encoding bifunctional GNAT family N-acetyltransferase/carbon-nitrogen hydrolase family protein, which translates into the protein MTNSQTEHKLTLRNLRIEDYDRIRELSGRVYRAVSEPWEQHEIAAMIERFPEGQICIEDKGRVVAAALTMMLQSSVIEKHHTYEDLVGDGTLRRHDPEGDYLYGIEVFVDPDYQGMRLGRRLYDARKELCESLNLKGIVLGGRMPGYRKHADDMGPQEYIRRVKNREIYDPVLSFQLSNDFHIKRLLRGYWKEDTQSHGFAVLLEWVNISYEKTTRLIGGVKSIARVGVVQWQMRRFPTFEDFMQQVEFFVDTVSDYGSDIILFPELFNAPLIHQYEDQSPWEAMRSLAGHTDRLRREMLDMAVSYNINIVTGSVPEIREDGQLYNVCYLCRRDGTWDSQYKLHITPDEQASWGLTGGESLKVFDTDVGKIGILICYDVEFPELARLQSQRGMKILLVPFWTDIKNAYLRVRRCAQARAIENECYVAISGSVGNIPKVETMGIQYSRAAVFTPSDFSFPHDAIAAEATPGVETTLITDLDVELIQELRLQGSVRNAESRRTDLYDLRWLHD
- a CDS encoding tetratricopeptide repeat protein; this encodes MRSQLSRRPRPAAWIVPLAALVCLLAAGCAATRYMSNQVVGNYYLNEHRYADGVAHFQEELAAHPQEPLPNYYMGRLLLAQSKPQEALPYLQKATALDPGKEEYWYWLGVNQWALGNPGAEQEAYLRALEIDPKYVPARLYYAHNLKDAGKLKDALTQYDKVLLEAPLQPDALYNRADILQKIGMRGLAAPAWKKYLDNYPDGSDAREAAMALNSQGDFTYRIHAIGVRQVVLHRIGFAPGSGSKLDKESLQSIHVVGAMLQDDPSLRVEIASYDKSGKDAATYRALAVRSALEQRGARPGQVSIAPYGRAERIRAGGRVHTLDDSIVFRNPRP
- a CDS encoding CGGC domain-containing protein, with translation MEKILIIGCKKAMDDVCIGCSRCLVSFNRREGFFELYEDEEAEVMGLLNCGDCPGATIITRLAQVKLWNAPLSEKPTAVHIGPCITEHCPHRETIIAKIQAKAGIPVIEGTHTYTPMDIFR